A genomic region of Xyrauchen texanus isolate HMW12.3.18 chromosome 29, RBS_HiC_50CHRs, whole genome shotgun sequence contains the following coding sequences:
- the LOC127622750 gene encoding neuropilin and tolloid-like protein 2, whose translation MHEVLVLLILIEEGFALAQKTQALPQNVAVEDKKPAHCGTLIQTANGGSFSSPNYPKTYPPNKECVYILEAHPRKRIKLEFDDIYYIEPSFQCRFDNIEIRDGPFVFSPLINRFCGAQSPGLVTSSGRFMWIRFASDEELEGLGFRVEYSFTADPDYHLHVGGLLNPIPDCQFEMSGSDGIIRSGQVEEENKVKSGDAVDCIWTIRAPPMSKIYLRFLDYQLENSNECKKNFVAIYEGSNAIEDLKAKFCSTVANDVTVDNAVGVVRMWADETSRLSRFRLLFTVFAEPPCLANTFFCHSNMCINNTLVCNGVQNCVFPWDENNCKEKKSKGFFLQMSQTHVTVIGISSGVVCLLLIISVFIQMKQPRKKVLNRKSLFSATEMLEVLEPPQYELFSMREAELPEELESLQKLRRSSSTSRCVHEHHCGMQGNASIRAHNLLQASEELSGVVGARGWGSLHGRRSSSLANAFTRGPHAHAYSAQSLGEALEDKEGSLQGRVMEEIGYSDGYTHGGRVVMVRNHANPVQQRSLSMDF comes from the exons CGTTGCCTCAAAATGTGGCTGTTGAGGATAAGAAACCTGCTCACTGTGGAACGTTGATCCAGACTGCAAATGGAGGGTCATTCAGTTCTCCAAACTACCCCAAGACCTACCCACCTAATAAGGAGTGTGTGTACATACTGGAGG CCCATCCACGGAAGAGAATCAAGCTCGAGTTTGATGACATCTACTACATCGAACCGTCCTTTCAGTGTCGGTTTGACAACATTGAAATTCGCGATGGGCCGTTTGTTTTCTCTCCGTTGATTAATCGTTTCTGTGGGGCACAGAGTCCAGGACTGGTCACCTCCTCTGGACGTTTCATGTGGATCAGGTTTGCCAGTGATGAGGAGTTGGAAGGATTGGGCTTCAGGGTGGAGTACTCATTTACTGCAG ACCCTGATTATCACCTCCATGTCGGAGGActtttgaatcccattccag ACTGTCAGTTTGAAATGTCTGGATCAGATGGTATAATCAGATCTGGTCAAGTTGAGGAGGAAAACAAGGTGAAATCAGGGGACGCAGTAGATTGTATATGGACCATACGAGCTCCACCGATGTCAAAG ATCTACCTGCGCTTCCTGGACTATCAGTTGGAGAACTCAAACGAgtgtaaaaaaaactttgtcGCGATCTACGAAGGCAGCAATGCCATTGAAGACCTTAAGGCCAAGTTCTGTAGCACTGTTGCTAATGACGTCACGGTTGACAACGCTGTGGGCGTGGTTCGAATGTGGGCTGACGAGACCAGCAGACTGAGCCGGTTCCGTTTGCTCTTCACGGTCTTTGCTGAAC CTCCATGTTTGGCCAACACATTTTTCTGCCACAGCAACATGTGTATCAACAACACTCTGGTTTGTAATGGCGTTCAGAACTGTGTGTTCCCCTGGGATGAAAACAACTGCAAAG AAAAGAAGTCTAAAGGGTTTTTCCTGCAAATGAGCCAAACTCATGTCACTGTCATCGGAATATCCTCCGGAGTGGTCTGTCTCCTCCTCATCATATCTGTATTCATACAGATGAAGCAGCCGAGAAAGAAG GTTTTGAATCGTAAGAGTTTGTTCAGTGCCACAGAGATGCTGGAGGTGCTGGAGCCGCCTCAGTACGAGCTGTTCTCCATGCGGGAAGCCGAGTTGCCGGAGGAGCTGGAGAGCCTGCAGAAACTCCGGCGGTCTTCCAGCACATCCCGCTGCGTCCATGAGCATCACTGTGGCATGCAGGGCAACGCCTCCATAAGAGCGCATAATCTTTTGCAGGCTTCTGAGGAGCTGAGCGGGGTTGTAGGAGCCAGAGGCTGGGGCAGTTTGCACGGACGCAGGAGCAGCTCACTCGCGAACGCTTTCACGCGCGGTCCGCACGCGCATGCTTACAGCGCACAGAGCCTGGGTGAGGCGTTAGAGGACAAGGAGGGGAGTCTGCAGGGCCGGGTGATGGAGGAGATTGGGTACAGTGATGGTTACACCCATGGAGGTCGTGTCGTTATGGTGCGTAACCATGCCAACCCTGTTCAGCAGCGCTCCCTATCTATGGACTTCTGA